One genomic window of Candidatus Pseudobacter hemicellulosilyticus includes the following:
- a CDS encoding ABC transporter ATP-binding protein — MPLPLLHIDNLQIDFVGDAGVSSAVSGISFQVNRNEILAIVGESGSGKSVTALSILQLLPAPPARYSQGAIWFSPNGQASINLLQQSPAQLRAIRGNQIAMIFQEPMTSLNPLFTCGNQVMEAIRQHQSLSAKAARAKTLQLFEQVQLPDPASLFHRYPHQLSGGQKQRVMIAMAMSCEPDLLICDEPTTALDVTVQKTILGLLRSLQASSGMGVIFITHDLGVVAEVADRAIVLYKGNIVEEGPVSRLFSQPQHPYTKGLLACRPALHPKGQRLPVVSDFLSPAPTSPKEVLGRTNEQPANTPSPAARKENSSTAPLLEVNNLRVWFAHKKDLFGKSMEPVKAVDDVSFTVYKGETLGLVGESGCGKTTLGRSLLQLIAPTGGSIRYNGQELTTLTPAALKALRKDIQIVFQDPYSSLNPRLPIGSALQEPLEVHRLLPTARQRKERVMELLEKVNLLPEHFYRYPHEFSGGQRQRIVIARTLALNPDFIICDESVSALDVSVQAQVLNLLNELKKEFGFTSIFISHDLSVVRYISDRIMVMNKGRIEEIGEAEQVYAQPRSAYTRRLIAAVPQTPAIQL, encoded by the coding sequence ATGCCCTTACCCCTGCTGCACATAGATAACCTGCAGATAGATTTTGTTGGCGACGCCGGCGTCAGCAGCGCTGTATCCGGCATCTCTTTCCAGGTAAACAGGAACGAGATCCTGGCCATTGTAGGCGAGTCCGGCTCCGGTAAATCCGTGACCGCCCTCTCTATCCTGCAACTGTTGCCTGCCCCGCCGGCCCGGTACAGCCAGGGCGCCATCTGGTTTTCCCCCAACGGACAGGCATCCATTAACCTGTTACAGCAAAGCCCGGCACAACTCCGGGCCATCAGGGGTAACCAGATCGCTATGATCTTCCAGGAGCCCATGACCTCGCTCAACCCGCTGTTCACCTGCGGTAACCAGGTGATGGAAGCTATCCGCCAGCACCAGTCCCTGTCGGCCAAAGCCGCCCGGGCTAAGACCCTGCAGCTTTTTGAACAGGTACAACTGCCCGACCCTGCCAGCCTCTTCCATCGCTACCCGCACCAGCTCAGCGGCGGACAGAAGCAACGGGTCATGATCGCCATGGCCATGAGCTGTGAACCCGACCTGCTGATCTGCGATGAGCCCACTACCGCCCTGGATGTCACTGTTCAGAAAACCATCCTGGGCCTGCTCCGCTCCCTGCAGGCCAGTTCCGGCATGGGCGTTATTTTTATTACCCACGACCTCGGCGTGGTGGCCGAAGTAGCCGACCGCGCCATCGTATTATACAAGGGCAATATTGTAGAGGAAGGCCCCGTAAGCCGACTGTTCAGCCAGCCGCAGCATCCTTATACCAAAGGATTACTGGCCTGCCGGCCCGCGCTCCATCCCAAAGGACAAAGACTACCGGTAGTGAGCGATTTCCTATCGCCCGCTCCCACCAGCCCGAAAGAAGTTTTGGGACGAACCAATGAACAACCTGCCAATACCCCCTCTCCCGCTGCCAGGAAGGAGAACAGTTCCACAGCACCACTGCTGGAGGTTAACAACCTGCGCGTTTGGTTCGCCCATAAAAAAGATCTGTTTGGCAAAAGCATGGAGCCGGTGAAAGCAGTAGATGATGTAAGCTTTACCGTATACAAAGGAGAGACCCTGGGACTGGTAGGTGAATCCGGTTGCGGAAAAACCACGCTGGGCCGTAGCCTGCTGCAACTGATAGCGCCTACCGGCGGCAGCATCCGCTATAACGGGCAGGAACTGACCACCCTTACACCAGCCGCATTAAAAGCCCTGCGCAAAGACATACAGATCGTTTTTCAGGATCCATACTCTTCCCTCAACCCGCGACTACCCATTGGCTCAGCCCTCCAGGAACCACTGGAAGTACACCGGCTGTTGCCTACGGCCCGCCAACGCAAAGAGCGCGTGATGGAACTGCTGGAAAAAGTGAACCTGCTGCCGGAACATTTTTATCGCTACCCGCATGAGTTCTCCGGCGGTCAACGGCAGCGGATTGTAATAGCCCGTACCCTGGCCCTGAACCCGGATTTTATTATCTGTGATGAATCCGTATCCGCCCTCGATGTGAGCGTGCAGGCGCAGGTGCTCAACCTGCTCAATGAACTGAAAAAAGAATTCGGCTTTACCAGTATTTTCATCTCCCATGACCTTTCTGTAGTGCGCTATATCAGCGACCGGATCATGGTCATGAACAAGGGAAGGATAGAAGAGATCGGAGAAGCGGAACAGGTGTATGCACAACCCCGGAGCGCCTATACCCGGCGGCTGATAGCCGCCGTGCCGCAGACGCCGGCCATTCAGCTGTAA